In a genomic window of Halobiforma lacisalsi AJ5:
- a CDS encoding DUF7344 domain-containing protein, whose translation MSESTHHRPPTDADAESEALSEREYHYLLAPRRRRMTLDLLAGRREAVDLEPLASAIAARECGLEGRDEETVETIAISLHHVHLPAMANAGAVDYDPQAKRVTPQPCLLEYDLQFDREVAVGVNDRRR comes from the coding sequence ATGTCCGAGTCCACGCACCACCGCCCGCCGACGGACGCCGACGCCGAATCGGAAGCCCTCTCCGAACGGGAGTATCACTACTTGCTCGCCCCGCGACGCCGCAGAATGACGCTCGACCTGCTGGCCGGCCGCCGGGAGGCAGTCGACCTCGAGCCCCTCGCCTCGGCGATCGCGGCCCGCGAGTGCGGGCTCGAGGGGAGGGACGAGGAGACGGTAGAGACCATCGCGATTTCGCTTCACCACGTCCACCTTCCCGCGATGGCGAACGCCGGTGCCGTCGACTACGATCCGCAGGCGAAACGCGTCACACCCCAACCCTGCCTGCTCGAGTACGATCTGCAATTCGACCGGGAGGTGGCGGTCGGAGTGAACGATCGGCGACGATGA
- a CDS encoding GNAT family N-acetyltransferase has product MIVRPYDRESDADALWDLKRAFETGLGTGTGGEEKAEKYTAKLTDDYREGYLEWVDRCVDRDERSVQVAVDDSDDHGSGDLVGYVFLLPDSHAYIWDAAVLNEIYVRERVRGTGVADDLMDAAVAAARDQNLPLERLVLDVDRENDRAQAFYDRHGFEGWGEMVARDL; this is encoded by the coding sequence ATGATCGTCAGACCGTACGATCGCGAGTCGGATGCCGACGCCCTCTGGGACCTGAAGCGGGCCTTCGAGACCGGGCTCGGAACCGGAACCGGCGGCGAGGAGAAGGCCGAAAAGTACACCGCGAAACTCACCGACGACTACCGCGAGGGCTACCTCGAGTGGGTCGATCGCTGCGTCGACCGCGACGAGCGCAGCGTCCAGGTGGCAGTCGACGACTCGGACGACCACGGGTCGGGCGACCTGGTCGGCTACGTCTTTCTCTTGCCGGACTCCCACGCCTACATCTGGGACGCGGCCGTCCTGAACGAGATCTACGTCCGCGAGAGGGTCAGGGGAACGGGCGTCGCCGACGACCTGATGGACGCCGCCGTCGCCGCGGCCCGGGACCAGAACCTCCCGCTCGAGCGCCTCGTCCTCGACGTCGACCGGGAGAACGACCGCGCACAGGCGTTCTACGACCGCCACGGGTTCGAGGGCTGGGGCGAGATGGTCGCTCGGGACCTCTAA
- a CDS encoding acetamidase/formamidase family protein, whose product MPRRTVSHEDGAIYEFTPDLEPIETVESGAELTIDTRDSLDGAVQSESDVIDAVPDEVNAATGPIAVEGAEPGDVLRVEIEDVRVTEDRGRAVTIDGFGLLDEYDEIEAPRTRITPVEDGSITFDTPEGELEVPIEPVVGTIGVAPAEESYTTLFPHDHGGNLDTTEVTGGNTIYFPVFQEGAMLAMGDSKAAMADGEMCGTGAEIATDIDVTVEVIDDPAVELERPLLETDDAWKPVASADTLEEACQLANRDAIDLLAAEHGVDETDAYIFSSLVGGLEISQVVDPLVTVKNAVPKAYLSDPF is encoded by the coding sequence ATGCCACGCCGAACGGTCTCCCACGAGGACGGAGCGATCTACGAGTTCACCCCCGATCTCGAGCCGATCGAAACGGTCGAGTCGGGCGCCGAGTTGACGATCGACACCCGCGACAGCCTGGACGGCGCGGTCCAGTCCGAGTCGGACGTCATCGACGCCGTCCCGGACGAGGTCAACGCCGCGACCGGCCCGATCGCCGTCGAAGGGGCCGAACCCGGCGACGTCCTGCGCGTCGAGATCGAAGACGTCCGGGTCACGGAGGACCGCGGCCGCGCGGTCACCATCGACGGCTTCGGCCTGCTCGACGAGTACGACGAGATCGAAGCCCCGCGAACGCGGATCACGCCGGTCGAGGACGGCTCGATCACCTTCGATACTCCCGAGGGGGAACTCGAGGTCCCGATCGAACCCGTCGTCGGGACCATCGGCGTCGCACCCGCCGAGGAGTCGTACACGACGCTGTTCCCACACGACCACGGGGGCAACCTCGACACGACGGAGGTCACCGGCGGAAACACGATCTACTTCCCGGTGTTCCAGGAGGGTGCGATGCTCGCGATGGGCGACTCCAAGGCCGCCATGGCCGACGGCGAGATGTGCGGGACGGGAGCCGAAATCGCGACCGATATCGACGTCACCGTCGAGGTGATCGACGACCCCGCCGTCGAGCTCGAGCGCCCGCTGCTGGAGACCGACGACGCCTGGAAGCCGGTCGCCAGCGCCGACACCCTCGAGGAGGCCTGCCAGCTGGCGAACCGCGACGCGATCGACCTCCTGGCGGCCGAGCACGGCGTCGACGAAACCGACGCCTACATTTTCTCGAGCCTGGTCGGCGGCCTCGAGATCAGCCAGGTGGTCGATCCGCTCGTAACTGTCAAGAACGCGGTTCCCAAGGCGTACCTCTCCGACCCGTTCTGA
- a CDS encoding Nif3-like dinuclear metal center hexameric protein, whose amino-acid sequence MTVRLTELVDRLDEELRTDDYADLDASANGLQVGPDDLEVDRVAFAVDGVEATFERAIEADADVLVVHHGLSWGGFDRVTGRTYDRLAPLIENDVALYVSHLPLDGHQDLGNAAGVADVLGLENRAPFGELGPEYVGQRGTAVEAYSPGKLQDRLESELETGGESVQVLDFGPERIEDVAIVTGSGTDWLDDAVDAGVDALVTGEGKGKVYHEAREAGIHVFLAGHYATETFGVRALQDLVEGWDADLETTYFEVPTGL is encoded by the coding sequence ATGACCGTCCGACTCACCGAACTCGTCGACCGGCTCGACGAGGAACTGCGAACCGACGACTACGCCGACCTCGACGCCAGCGCGAACGGGCTCCAGGTCGGCCCCGACGACCTCGAGGTCGACCGCGTCGCCTTCGCCGTCGACGGCGTCGAGGCGACGTTCGAACGGGCGATCGAGGCCGACGCTGACGTCCTCGTCGTCCATCACGGGCTCTCGTGGGGCGGCTTCGACCGCGTCACCGGCCGCACCTACGACCGGCTCGCGCCGCTGATCGAGAACGACGTCGCGCTGTACGTCTCTCACCTCCCGCTGGACGGCCACCAGGACCTGGGCAACGCCGCGGGGGTCGCCGACGTCCTCGGCCTCGAGAACCGTGCCCCGTTCGGCGAACTCGGCCCCGAGTACGTCGGCCAGCGCGGAACCGCAGTCGAGGCCTACTCGCCCGGGAAACTCCAGGATCGCCTCGAGTCCGAACTCGAGACCGGCGGCGAGTCGGTTCAGGTGCTCGACTTCGGCCCCGAACGGATCGAGGACGTGGCGATCGTCACCGGGAGCGGCACCGACTGGCTCGACGACGCCGTCGACGCGGGCGTCGACGCGCTGGTGACGGGCGAAGGCAAGGGGAAGGTCTACCACGAGGCCCGGGAGGCCGGCATCCACGTCTTCCTGGCGGGCCACTACGCGACGGAGACGTTCGGCGTCCGGGCGCTGCAGGATCTGGTCGAGGGGTGGGACGCCGACCTCGAGACGACGTACTTCGAGGTCCCGACGGGACTGTAA